In Corynebacterium matruchotii, a single genomic region encodes these proteins:
- a CDS encoding cytochrome c oxidase subunit 3, producing the protein MTSAIGNPEGAAAPRVAALNRPNIVSVGTIVFLSQELMFFAGLFAMYFTSRANGIGNGSWKEGAAHLNVPYAMVITAILISSSVTAQLGVFAAERGDVFGLRRWYLLTIVLGATFLVGQGYEYYHLIEHGLTIPSSVYGSAFYITTGFHAAHVLAGVLAFVVVMLRIAKAKFTPAQATAAMVVSYYWHFVDVVWIGLFITIYFIQ; encoded by the coding sequence GTGACGAGCGCAATTGGAAACCCAGAGGGGGCAGCTGCACCCCGTGTCGCGGCACTGAATCGACCGAATATCGTCAGTGTCGGCACGATCGTGTTCCTGTCCCAGGAATTAATGTTCTTTGCCGGTCTATTTGCGATGTACTTCACCTCGCGGGCCAATGGCATAGGGAACGGATCGTGGAAAGAAGGGGCGGCACACCTGAATGTGCCCTATGCAATGGTGATTACCGCCATCCTGATTTCTTCCTCCGTGACCGCGCAGCTTGGTGTCTTTGCAGCAGAACGTGGCGATGTATTTGGTCTTCGCCGTTGGTATCTTTTGACCATTGTGTTAGGCGCCACCTTCCTGGTGGGGCAGGGATATGAGTATTACCACCTCATTGAACATGGTCTCACCATCCCCAGCAGCGTGTACGGCTCTGCCTTCTACATCACTACTGGCTTCCACGCGGCACACGTGCTGGCCGGTGTGCTGGCCTTCGTGGTGGTGATGCTGCGGATCGCAAAGGCGAAATTCACCCCGGCGCAGGCAACGGCAGCCATGGTGGTGTCCTACTACTGGCACTTCGTGGATGTCGTGTGGATCGGCTTGTTTATCACCATTTACTTCATTCAGTAG
- the asnB gene encoding asparagine synthase (glutamine-hydrolyzing), whose protein sequence is MCGLLGMLTANSNAAQFVDAIETALPCMRHRGPDEAGTWHDDDAVFGFNRLSIIDLEHSHQPLRWGPADQPDRYAMTFNGEIYNYIELRKELTELGYAFNTEGDGEPIVVGYHHWGADVVRHLRGMFGIAIWDSVERQLFLARDPFGIKPLYYATTDKGTVFASEKKCILEMADDIGLLLELDKHAVEHYIDLQYVPEPESLHKGIRRLESGCTAIVQPGGELKQTRYFRPQFPAQFVPKSKEQDLFDRIARALEDSVEKHMRADVTVGSFLSGGIDSTAIAALAKRHNPNLLTFTTGFEREGYSEVDVAAESAKAIGVEHIVKIVSPEEYVNAIPKIMWYLDDPVADPSLVPLYFVAQEARKHVKVVLSGEGADELFGGYTIYKEPLSLKPFEYMPSPLRKGMHYLSEMLPHGVKGKSLLERGSMTMEERYYGNARSFNFEQMQRVIPWATREWDHREVTAPIYAQSTHMDPVARMQHLDLFTWMRGDILVKADKINMAHSLELRVPFLDKVVFEVAETIPYDLKVSHGTTKYALRKAMEQIVPAHVLNRRKLGFPVPMRHWLASDELFGWALDTINDSQTDDIFNKKALVEMMQEHRNEVIDHSRRLWTVLAFMIWYGIFVEKRIDPGIEEKEYPVYL, encoded by the coding sequence ATGTGTGGACTTCTTGGCATGCTTACCGCAAACAGTAATGCCGCCCAGTTTGTGGATGCAATCGAAACGGCCTTGCCATGCATGCGCCACCGCGGACCGGATGAAGCAGGCACCTGGCATGATGACGACGCAGTGTTTGGTTTTAACCGCCTTTCCATCATCGACCTAGAGCATTCCCACCAGCCGCTTCGATGGGGACCAGCGGACCAACCCGATCGCTACGCCATGACTTTCAATGGCGAGATTTACAACTACATTGAGCTGCGCAAAGAACTCACCGAACTCGGCTATGCCTTCAATACCGAAGGCGACGGGGAGCCCATAGTCGTGGGCTACCATCACTGGGGTGCCGACGTGGTTCGACACCTGCGTGGCATGTTCGGCATTGCCATTTGGGACAGTGTGGAAAGGCAGCTCTTCCTCGCGCGTGACCCCTTTGGCATTAAGCCCCTGTACTACGCCACCACGGACAAGGGCACGGTTTTCGCCTCGGAAAAGAAATGCATCCTGGAGATGGCCGACGATATCGGCCTGTTGTTGGAACTCGACAAGCACGCCGTCGAACACTATATCGACCTGCAATATGTGCCTGAACCAGAGAGTCTGCATAAGGGCATTCGTCGCCTGGAATCCGGTTGCACCGCGATCGTTCAACCGGGTGGCGAATTGAAACAAACGCGCTATTTCCGGCCGCAATTCCCGGCCCAGTTTGTGCCGAAATCCAAGGAACAGGATTTATTCGACCGCATTGCCCGAGCCTTAGAAGACAGCGTCGAAAAGCATATGCGGGCCGATGTGACCGTCGGATCATTCCTTTCTGGTGGCATCGACTCGACCGCCATCGCTGCACTGGCGAAGCGTCATAACCCGAACCTGCTCACGTTCACCACCGGTTTCGAACGCGAGGGCTATTCCGAGGTGGATGTTGCCGCCGAGTCGGCCAAGGCAATCGGCGTGGAGCACATCGTGAAGATCGTGTCGCCGGAGGAATACGTCAATGCAATTCCGAAGATCATGTGGTACCTTGACGACCCCGTGGCGGACCCGTCGCTCGTGCCCCTCTATTTCGTGGCCCAGGAGGCCCGCAAGCACGTCAAGGTGGTGCTCTCCGGCGAGGGCGCGGACGAGCTGTTCGGTGGCTACACGATCTACAAGGAACCGTTGTCGCTCAAACCGTTCGAATATATGCCCTCCCCGCTGCGGAAAGGCATGCACTACCTGTCCGAAATGCTGCCGCACGGTGTGAAGGGGAAGTCGCTGCTAGAACGCGGATCCATGACCATGGAGGAACGCTATTACGGCAATGCCCGCTCGTTCAATTTCGAGCAAATGCAGCGGGTCATTCCGTGGGCCACCCGCGAATGGGATCACCGCGAGGTCACCGCCCCAATCTATGCCCAATCCACCCACATGGATCCGGTGGCCCGCATGCAACACCTGGACTTGTTCACGTGGATGCGGGGCGATATTTTGGTCAAGGCCGACAAGATCAATATGGCCCACTCGTTGGAGCTGCGCGTGCCGTTCCTCGACAAGGTGGTCTTTGAGGTTGCGGAAACCATCCCCTATGACCTGAAGGTTTCCCACGGCACCACCAAATATGCGTTGCGGAAGGCCATGGAACAGATTGTGCCGGCCCACGTGCTCAACCGCCGCAAGCTGGGCTTCCCGGTGCCAATGCGGCATTGGTTGGCCAGCGATGAACTCTTCGGCTGGGCGTTGGATACCATCAACGATTCCCAGACCGACGATATCTTCAATAAGAAGGCACTCGTGGAGATGATGCAGGAGCACCGCAACGAGGTGATCGACCATTCCCGCCGCCTGTGGACCGTGTTGGCGTTCATGATCTGGTACGGCATTTTCGTGGAAAAGCGGATCGACCCCGGCATTGAGGAAAAAGAATACCCGGTCTACCTCTAG
- the cobU gene encoding bifunctional adenosylcobinamide kinase/adenosylcobinamide-phosphate guanylyltransferase, which produces MRTLILGGARSGKSAFAEQLVITTDCLYVATARPWSNDADFAERIHQHQNRRPPAWRTEDQKDVIEVLHATTPEATILVDDLGTWVTHTIDAHHAWDCPRGTMAAHYADLVKGIAAFPPHRDLIIVSPEVGMGIIPEHRAGRLFRDELGFLNAQVAQACDQVFFVVAGLPLQLKPSR; this is translated from the coding sequence ATGCGGACTCTTATTCTAGGCGGTGCCCGATCGGGCAAATCTGCCTTCGCCGAACAACTGGTTATAACCACTGATTGTCTGTATGTGGCTACCGCCCGCCCCTGGTCGAACGATGCTGACTTCGCCGAGCGAATCCACCAACATCAAAACCGCAGACCACCCGCATGGCGCACCGAAGACCAAAAAGATGTAATTGAAGTGCTACATGCTACTACCCCCGAAGCAACCATTCTGGTTGACGATTTGGGTACTTGGGTCACGCACACGATCGACGCCCATCATGCCTGGGACTGCCCCCGCGGCACCATGGCGGCCCACTACGCCGACCTTGTCAAAGGCATTGCGGCATTCCCTCCACACCGGGATTTGATTATTGTTAGCCCAGAGGTGGGCATGGGAATCATTCCCGAGCACCGGGCGGGTCGACTCTTCCGGGACGAGCTGGGGTTTCTCAACGCCCAGGTCGCCCAGGCCTGCGACCAGGTGTTTTTTGTTGTGGCCGGGCTGCCGCTCCAGCTAAAGCCCAGCCGGTAG
- a CDS encoding c-type cytochrome: MMDTNPQTAKKAKKAKSRRKLRRILASALALAIGLTATGVLVNALTPTAQVATAQPDEQALIQQGKDLYDVACVTCHGTNLQGIEGRGPSLIGVGSGAVYFQVHSGRMPMLRNEAQAARKTPRYTEAQTLAIAAYVAANGGGPEIVYNEDGTVAQESLRGANYDGKINPADVARGSDLFRLNCASCHNFTGRGGALSSGKYAPYLDPANEQEIYQAMLSGPQNMPKFSDRQLSADEKKDIIAFIKYSKENPSPSGWDLGGIGPVAEGMFMWLVGIVVLVAAALWIGSRS, translated from the coding sequence ATGATGGATACCAACCCCCAGACCGCTAAGAAGGCAAAGAAGGCGAAGTCGCGTCGGAAACTGCGCCGCATTCTTGCCAGCGCCTTGGCACTCGCCATAGGTCTGACTGCCACTGGCGTTTTAGTTAATGCCTTAACTCCCACCGCACAGGTCGCTACCGCGCAGCCTGACGAGCAAGCACTGATCCAACAGGGCAAGGACCTGTACGATGTTGCCTGCGTCACCTGCCATGGCACCAATCTTCAAGGTATTGAGGGCCGCGGTCCCTCACTCATCGGCGTGGGTTCCGGTGCCGTGTACTTCCAGGTGCACTCCGGCCGCATGCCTATGCTGCGCAATGAAGCGCAGGCCGCTCGTAAAACCCCTCGCTACACCGAAGCCCAGACCCTTGCCATAGCCGCCTATGTGGCGGCCAATGGTGGCGGCCCGGAAATCGTGTATAACGAGGACGGCACCGTAGCCCAAGAATCGCTACGGGGTGCAAATTATGATGGCAAGATCAACCCCGCGGATGTGGCCCGCGGATCCGATCTGTTCCGCCTGAACTGCGCTTCGTGCCACAACTTCACTGGTCGGGGTGGCGCATTATCCTCCGGTAAATACGCCCCCTACCTGGATCCGGCCAATGAACAGGAAATTTACCAGGCCATGTTGAGTGGCCCCCAGAACATGCCGAAGTTCTCGGACCGGCAACTGTCCGCCGACGAGAAGAAGGACATTATCGCCTTCATTAAGTATTCGAAGGAAAATCCCTCCCCAAGCGGCTGGGACCTTGGCGGTATCGGCCCGGTGGCTGAAGGCATGTTTATGTGGCTT
- a CDS encoding branched-chain amino acid aminotransferase codes for MITFTRTPNPNPVPDEQVAEHLANPGFGKYFTDHMVTIDWDQEHGWHNAQVTAHHNLELPPATSVLHYGQAIFEGIKAYRQPDGSIKTFRPEENAVRFQRSANRLAMPELPADLFIESLRQIVDIDQRWVPAAGGEAALYLRPFMIATQPTLGVSPSTTYTYAVIAAPAGAYFTGGVKPVSVWLCEDYVRAAPGGTGAAKFAGNYAASLAAQAQAAEKGCDQVVWLDAHEHKYIEEMGGMNLMFVYAGTNGAAPTIVTPKLSGSLLSGITRKSLLQVAIDLGYNSEERTISTDDWRTGVETGDIIESFACGTAAVITPVGEVKSAHGDFIINNNEAGAITMQLREHLTGIQHGTTPDTHNWMHTLVPAS; via the coding sequence ATGATTACTTTCACGCGCACCCCCAACCCCAATCCTGTCCCAGACGAACAAGTCGCCGAACACCTCGCCAACCCCGGATTCGGCAAATATTTCACCGACCACATGGTCACCATTGACTGGGACCAGGAACACGGTTGGCACAACGCCCAAGTCACCGCCCACCACAACCTAGAGCTTCCGCCCGCCACCAGCGTTCTCCACTACGGGCAGGCCATCTTCGAAGGCATCAAAGCCTATCGCCAACCCGACGGCAGCATCAAAACCTTCCGGCCCGAAGAAAACGCCGTCCGTTTCCAACGCTCCGCCAACCGGCTCGCCATGCCGGAACTCCCCGCCGACCTCTTCATCGAATCCCTCCGCCAAATCGTCGACATCGACCAGCGCTGGGTACCGGCCGCCGGCGGGGAAGCAGCCCTCTACCTGCGCCCCTTCATGATCGCCACCCAACCCACCCTAGGGGTCAGCCCCTCCACCACCTACACCTACGCCGTCATCGCCGCCCCCGCCGGCGCCTACTTCACCGGTGGCGTGAAACCCGTCTCCGTGTGGCTATGCGAAGACTACGTCCGGGCCGCCCCCGGTGGCACCGGCGCCGCTAAATTCGCCGGCAACTACGCTGCCTCCCTCGCCGCCCAAGCCCAAGCTGCCGAAAAAGGCTGCGACCAGGTTGTCTGGCTCGACGCCCACGAACACAAATACATTGAAGAAATGGGCGGCATGAACCTCATGTTCGTCTACGCCGGCACCAATGGGGCCGCCCCCACCATTGTCACCCCCAAACTATCGGGATCCCTCCTGTCCGGCATAACCCGCAAATCCCTCCTCCAAGTCGCCATCGACCTGGGCTACAACTCCGAAGAACGCACCATCTCCACCGATGACTGGCGCACCGGAGTCGAAACCGGCGACATCATCGAAAGCTTCGCCTGCGGCACCGCCGCCGTCATCACCCCAGTCGGCGAAGTGAAATCCGCCCACGGGGATTTCATCATCAACAACAACGAGGCCGGAGCAATCACCATGCAACTACGCGAACACCTCACCGGCATCCAACACGGCACCACCCCAGACACCCACAACTGGATGCACACCCTGGTCCCAGCCTCATAA
- the cobT gene encoding nicotinate-nucleotide--dimethylbenzimidazole phosphoribosyltransferase: MQPAEFFPKVTPPSLKAADAAREFQLTLTKPTGSLARLEDLGVWLASCQDQVPPKKLTQPRMVIFAGDHGVATKKVSPYPKEVSIQMAANIKAGGGGINAIANESGIGIRVVDISLDHDEDVDVVGLQERVRRSCGSIDIEDAMTEAELVAAINVGKRIADEEVDNGADLLMAGDLGIGNTSPSAVIIGLLTGQEPVVVTGRGSGVNDEGWKRKVAVVRDAMFRARKDKGDVLTLMRKVTSPELAAMAAFLAQSAVRRTPIVLDGVVVTAAALLAERLAPGARAWMQAGHRSAEPAHTFALESLKLEPLLDLGLRLGEGSGAAAAFPLVRMATNIMNDMATFESAQVSNKE, translated from the coding sequence ATGCAACCAGCCGAGTTTTTCCCCAAGGTCACCCCGCCGAGCCTCAAGGCCGCCGACGCCGCCCGGGAATTTCAGCTCACCCTCACCAAACCCACGGGATCGTTGGCACGCCTGGAGGATTTAGGTGTGTGGCTTGCTTCCTGCCAAGACCAGGTGCCGCCGAAAAAGCTCACCCAGCCACGCATGGTGATATTCGCCGGCGACCATGGGGTTGCCACGAAAAAGGTATCCCCCTACCCGAAGGAAGTATCGATCCAAATGGCGGCCAACATTAAGGCTGGTGGCGGCGGCATTAATGCGATTGCCAACGAGTCCGGCATTGGGATTCGGGTGGTGGACATTTCCCTCGACCACGATGAAGATGTGGATGTGGTTGGGCTCCAGGAGCGGGTGCGTCGTTCCTGCGGCAGCATTGATATCGAGGATGCCATGACCGAGGCGGAATTGGTGGCGGCTATTAACGTCGGAAAGCGAATCGCCGATGAAGAGGTCGACAATGGTGCGGACCTGCTCATGGCCGGTGACCTGGGAATCGGGAACACCTCCCCATCGGCGGTGATTATTGGGCTGTTGACCGGGCAGGAGCCGGTGGTAGTGACCGGTCGGGGTTCGGGTGTAAACGATGAGGGGTGGAAACGCAAGGTTGCGGTGGTGCGGGACGCCATGTTTAGGGCCCGGAAGGACAAGGGGGACGTGCTCACACTCATGCGCAAGGTGACCTCCCCGGAGCTGGCCGCCATGGCCGCGTTCCTGGCGCAGTCGGCGGTGCGCCGCACCCCCATTGTGTTGGACGGTGTGGTGGTGACGGCGGCGGCCCTGCTGGCGGAGCGGTTGGCCCCCGGCGCGCGGGCGTGGATGCAGGCGGGGCATCGGTCGGCGGAGCCGGCTCACACGTTTGCGTTGGAGTCACTCAAGTTGGAGCCGCTGTTGGATTTGGGGTTGCGCCTGGGTGAGGGCTCGGGGGCTGCGGCAGCGTTTCCGCTGGTGCGCATGGCCACAAATATCATGAATGATATGGCCACGTTTGAGTCGGCGCAGGTGTCGAATAAGGAATGA
- a CDS encoding cytochrome c oxidase subunit 4, whose translation MRGGAKIMYSMAVFLVIVSVLYFLGTMYINDSGNLYRAGGGSYNYEWAGGVSIVLAGALALMLGGYLHFTEKRIDVLPEDWEEAEIADGSGTLGFFSPHSIWPFAMSMAVAVLGFGIVFMHYWLIALGAIFLIYTTVMLNLQYGLPKEKH comes from the coding sequence ATGCGTGGTGGCGCAAAGATCATGTATTCAATGGCGGTCTTCTTAGTGATCGTCTCTGTGCTCTACTTCTTGGGCACGATGTACATTAACGACTCCGGTAACCTGTATCGGGCCGGTGGCGGCAGCTACAACTACGAATGGGCTGGTGGCGTCTCTATCGTTCTGGCCGGCGCCCTGGCATTGATGTTGGGCGGGTACTTGCACTTTACGGAAAAGCGTATCGACGTGCTCCCCGAAGACTGGGAGGAGGCCGAAATTGCCGACGGTTCTGGTACCCTGGGCTTCTTCTCACCGCATTCCATTTGGCCATTCGCCATGTCGATGGCCGTGGCAGTTTTGGGTTTCGGCATTGTCTTTATGCACTATTGGCTCATTGCCTTGGGCGCGATATTTTTGATCTACACCACCGTCATGCTCAACCTGCAATACGGGTTGCCTAAGGAAAAACACTAA
- a CDS encoding DUF3043 domain-containing protein — MNSSQPSKAYTPKKGHATPKRNAAQRKEGSFEARFTPAESYSEARKKRKELKASMSKEEWKQYKADAKAAQKARRQAAQRGMDEGDPRYLLERDKGPERAFVRDLVDSGRYLNTMVMPFALILLILLTIATRYPTVSPILSLTSMVIMLIFFIEAVILGRKAHRLVKEKFPNTTERGTSIGFYAFGRASQPRRWRTPKPRVKVGDQVA, encoded by the coding sequence GTGAATTCTTCTCAACCATCCAAGGCATACACCCCAAAAAAAGGACATGCCACCCCCAAACGCAACGCCGCCCAGCGCAAAGAGGGAAGCTTTGAGGCTCGGTTCACACCGGCAGAGTCGTATTCCGAGGCGCGGAAGAAACGCAAAGAGCTCAAGGCCTCCATGTCCAAGGAGGAATGGAAACAGTATAAGGCCGACGCAAAAGCCGCCCAGAAGGCGCGCCGACAGGCTGCCCAGCGGGGCATGGACGAGGGTGACCCCCGCTACCTGTTAGAGCGCGACAAGGGCCCAGAGCGGGCTTTTGTGCGCGATTTGGTGGACTCGGGTCGGTACCTGAACACCATGGTCATGCCGTTTGCGCTCATCCTCTTGATCCTTTTGACGATCGCCACCCGATACCCAACGGTGTCGCCTATCCTCTCACTCACCTCAATGGTGATAATGCTCATATTTTTTATCGAGGCCGTCATTCTGGGCCGCAAGGCTCACCGATTGGTCAAGGAGAAGTTCCCCAACACCACAGAACGTGGTACAAGCATTGGGTTTTATGCCTTTGGCCGTGCCTCCCAACCCCGGCGCTGGCGCACCCCTAAGCCCCGGGTAAAGGTTGGCGATCAGGTGGCATAG
- a CDS encoding cytochrome c oxidase subunit II, whose amino-acid sequence MEQQHKRKAVLGGLLGLGGLMLAGCDVDAPGGALGWFLGMGWPKGITPEATAMYNFWEWVWVVAWTIGFIMWGLFIYGMFAWSAKRAKKAGKDEFPRQTQYNIPLELVLTIFPIIIVMGLFFFTVQTQEKVTALDKDPKVTVDVTAYQWNWKFGYQKVAPELTADGQEYVGTDEERQKLAEESKVDPNGKNPINGRSKSDVSYLHFNKIETLGTTQEVPVLVLPSNTPIEFQLASADVSHSFWVPEFLFKRDTYNHPEENKQERRFQVEKIEKEGAFVGRCAEMCGTYHAMMNFELRVVSPEKFTQYLEYRKQNPNASNADALESIGEPGYATSTEPFNSNRDTRNGDNFVENTAS is encoded by the coding sequence GTGGAACAGCAGCACAAGCGTAAGGCAGTGCTAGGTGGCTTGCTCGGGCTTGGTGGCCTGATGCTGGCCGGTTGTGATGTCGATGCTCCGGGTGGGGCATTGGGGTGGTTCCTGGGAATGGGCTGGCCCAAAGGCATTACCCCCGAAGCAACAGCCATGTACAACTTTTGGGAATGGGTGTGGGTAGTCGCCTGGACTATCGGCTTTATCATGTGGGGCCTGTTTATCTATGGCATGTTCGCCTGGTCCGCCAAGCGAGCCAAGAAAGCCGGCAAAGACGAATTCCCCCGCCAAACCCAATATAATATTCCCCTGGAACTGGTGCTGACCATCTTCCCGATCATCATCGTGATGGGCCTGTTCTTCTTCACCGTCCAAACCCAGGAGAAAGTCACCGCCCTGGACAAAGATCCCAAGGTGACCGTGGACGTGACCGCCTACCAGTGGAACTGGAAGTTCGGTTACCAGAAAGTTGCCCCGGAGCTTACCGCTGACGGTCAGGAATATGTGGGTACCGATGAGGAACGGCAGAAGCTCGCCGAGGAAAGCAAGGTCGACCCCAACGGCAAGAACCCCATCAATGGCCGGTCCAAGTCTGATGTGTCCTACCTGCACTTCAATAAGATCGAAACCCTGGGCACCACCCAGGAAGTGCCGGTGTTGGTGCTTCCCTCGAATACACCCATCGAGTTCCAATTGGCCTCCGCCGATGTGAGCCACTCCTTCTGGGTGCCGGAGTTCTTGTTCAAGCGAGACACCTATAACCACCCCGAAGAAAATAAGCAGGAACGTCGCTTCCAGGTGGAAAAGATCGAAAAGGAAGGCGCCTTTGTGGGGCGGTGTGCTGAAATGTGCGGCACCTATCACGCCATGATGAACTTCGAACTGCGGGTTGTATCCCCGGAGAAGTTCACCCAATACCTGGAATACCGCAAGCAAAACCCCAACGCTTCCAATGCGGATGCCCTGGAGTCCATCGGCGAGCCCGGCTATGCCACAAGCACCGAGCCGTTTAACTCCAACCGCGATACCCGCAATGGCGATAACTTCGTCGAGAATACCGCTAGCTAA
- a CDS encoding adenosylcobinamide-GDP ribazoletransferase — MSGKAKLQAGTHGPAVIEGPATALSWLTVLPVRGSAQAFDRITGARVIANLPVVGLVVGGVAAGVRWGLDALGTNGMLAGVLVVIACQLVTRFMHMDGLADVADALGSYAAPEKAREILADPHAGLIGMGSALLALLAQAAAMADLPWQLVFFVPVAGRICGIVVAWRGFQPMRPNGFGAMIIGTASAWWVVAWWVVVVPLMLLVDVPWWRPVSGLLVAIVVAVVLARHCHRRFAGLNGDTCGFVIEVTATVFACWMVL, encoded by the coding sequence GTGAGCGGTAAGGCCAAGTTGCAGGCTGGCACCCATGGTCCGGCGGTGATTGAGGGGCCGGCGACCGCGTTGTCGTGGTTGACGGTGCTTCCGGTTCGTGGGAGCGCCCAGGCGTTTGATCGGATAACGGGGGCGCGGGTTATAGCGAATTTGCCGGTGGTGGGGTTGGTGGTGGGGGGTGTTGCCGCTGGGGTGCGGTGGGGGTTGGATGCCTTGGGGACGAATGGCATGCTCGCTGGGGTGCTGGTGGTTATCGCCTGCCAGTTGGTGACCCGGTTTATGCATATGGATGGGTTGGCTGATGTGGCGGATGCGTTGGGTTCGTATGCTGCCCCGGAGAAGGCTCGGGAGATTTTGGCGGATCCGCATGCGGGGTTGATCGGGATGGGGTCGGCCTTGTTGGCGTTGTTGGCACAGGCAGCGGCGATGGCGGATCTGCCTTGGCAGTTGGTGTTTTTTGTGCCGGTGGCGGGTCGGATATGTGGGATTGTGGTGGCGTGGCGGGGGTTTCAGCCGATGCGGCCAAATGGGTTTGGCGCAATGATTATTGGGACGGCGTCGGCGTGGTGGGTCGTGGCGTGGTGGGTGGTGGTTGTGCCGTTGATGCTGCTTGTCGACGTCCCGTGGTGGCGGCCGGTATCGGGGCTATTGGTGGCGATTGTGGTGGCTGTGGTGTTGGCCCGGCATTGTCATCGCCGGTTTGCTGGCCTGAATGGGGACACGTGCGGTTTTGTGATAGAGGTTACGGCCACGGTGTTTGCGTGTTGGATGGTGCTGTAG
- a CDS encoding HesB/IscA family protein: MTAPTSNTGVILTEAAAAKAKALLEQEGRNDLALRIAVQPGGCAGLRYQLFFDDRELDGDKIDLIGGVSLVVDKMSIPYLNGARIDFADTIESQGFTIENPNAGGSCSCGDSFN; the protein is encoded by the coding sequence ATGACAGCACCTACATCAAATACTGGTGTTATCTTAACCGAAGCTGCTGCCGCCAAGGCCAAGGCTTTGCTGGAGCAAGAAGGACGAAATGACCTAGCCTTGCGCATTGCCGTCCAACCCGGGGGCTGCGCCGGCCTTCGCTACCAGCTGTTTTTCGATGATCGAGAACTGGACGGGGACAAGATCGACTTGATTGGTGGTGTTTCCCTGGTGGTCGACAAGATGAGCATTCCTTACCTGAACGGGGCTCGCATCGATTTCGCTGACACCATTGAATCCCAAGGCTTTACCATCGAGAACCCCAATGCCGGTGGTTCATGCTCTTGCGGGGATTCCTTTAACTAA